The following coding sequences lie in one Lolium perenne isolate Kyuss_39 chromosome 2, Kyuss_2.0, whole genome shotgun sequence genomic window:
- the LOC127332807 gene encoding thiosulfate sulfurtransferase 16, chloroplastic gives MGSLRSSGSSTAGEKALVESVDADAACALLSTGQYGYVDVRMWEDFDKGHVAGARNVPYYLSVTPHSRPEKNDRFVDQVAALHGKDDRLIVGCRSGVRSRLAAADLVDAGFTNVKNLEGGYLSLLKSANPHPTAYHQ, from the exons ATGGGCTCCCTGAGAAGCAGCGGCAGCAGCACCGCCGGAGAGAAGGCTCTGGTGGAGAGCGTGGACGCGGATGCGGCGTGCGCGCTGCTGAGCACGGGGCAGTACGGGTACGTGGATGTGCGGATGTGGGAGGACTTCGACAAGGGGCACGTCGCCGGCGCGCGCAACGTGCCCTACTACCTCTCCGTCACGCCCCACAGCCGGCCGGAGAAGAACGACCGCTTCGTCGACCAGGTCGCCGCGCTCCACGGGAAGGACGACCGCCTCATCGTCGGCTGCCGGTCCGGAGTGCGCTCCAGGCTCGCCGCCGCAGACCTCGTCGACGCT GGGTTTACGAACGTGAAGAACCTAGAAGGTGGCTACCTCTCCTTGCTGAAAAGCGCCAATCCCCACCCAACAGCTTATCACCAGTAA